In the Mus pahari chromosome 19, PAHARI_EIJ_v1.1, whole genome shotgun sequence genome, one interval contains:
- the Rtn2 gene encoding reticulon-2 isoform X1 has protein sequence MGQVLPVFAHCKEAPSTASSTPDSTEGGNEDSDFRELHTAREFSEDEEEETTSQDWGTPRELTFSYIAFDGVVGSGGRRDSVVRRPRPQGRSVSEPRDPPPQPGLGDSLESIPSLSQSPEPGRHSDADTVPPAERPLEELRLRLDQLGWVVRSAGSGEDSATSSSTPLENEEPDGLEASEAGEETNLELRLAQSLHLQLEVLTPQLSPSSGTPQAHTASPQRSQDSRTGPDEPLLNEVEEHWRLLEQEPITAQCLDSTDQSEFTLEPLLLVADLLYWKDTRTSGAVFTGLMASLLCLLHFSIVSVAAHLALLGLCATISLRVYRKVLQAVHRGDGTNPFQAYLDMDLTLTREQTERLSQQIASHVVSTATQLRHFFLVEDLVDSLKLALLFYILTFVGAIFNGLTLVILGVVALFTVPLLYRQHQAQIDQYVGLVTNQLSHIRAKIRAKIPGTGTLAPTASVSGSKAKAE, from the exons ATGGGGCAGGTCCTGCCGGTCTTCGCCCATTGCA AAGAAGCTCCGTCTACAGCCTCTTCTACCCCCGATTCCACAGAAG GAGGGAATGAAGACTCAGATTTTCGGGAGCTGCACACAGCCCGGGAATTCtcagaggacgaggaggaggagaccaCGTCGCAGGACTGGGGCACCCCCAGGGAGCTGACCTTTTCCTACATTGCCTTCGACGGCGTGGTGGGCTCTGGGGGTCGTAGGGACTCAGTCGTTCGTCGTCCTCGGCCCCAGGGACGTTCAGTCTCAGAACCACGGGACCCACCTCCACAGCCCGGCCTGGGTGACAGCTTGGAAAGCATCCCTAGCCTGAGCCAGTCCCCAGAGCCGGGGCGCCACAGTGACGCTGACACCGTACCTCCAGCTGAGCGCCCGCTGGAGGAACTGAGGCTGCGGCTGGACCAGCTTGGCTGGGTTGTCCGAAGTGCGGGATCTGGGGAGGATTCGGCCACCAGCAGCTCCACCCCGCTGGAAAATGAGGAGCCTGATGGACTGGAGGCCAGCGAGGCTGGAGAAG AGACGAATCTGGAACTCCGACTTGCTCAGTCTCTACATTTGCAACTTGAGGTCCTGACTCCTCAACTTAGCCCTAGCTCCGGGACCCCCCAGGCTCATACTGCATCCCCACAAAGATCTCAAGATTCCAGAACCGGTCCTGATGAGCCTCTGCTGAATGAGGTAGAAGAGCATTGGCGGCTGCTGGAGCAGGAGCCAATCACGGCCCAGTGCCTCGATAGCACAGACCAATCAGAATTCACGTTGGAACCGCTCCTTCTAG TGGCAGACCTGCTGTACTGGAAGGACACCAGGACGTCGGGAGCCGTCTTCACGGGCCTCAtggcctctctcctctgcctcctgcactTTAGCATCGTGTCCGTGGCTGCGCACCTGGCCCTGTTGGGTCTCTGCGCCACCATCTCTCTCAGGGTTTACCGCAAAGTGCTGCAGGCCGTGCACCGGGGCGACGGCACCAACCCTTTCCA AGCCTACCTGGACATGGACCTGACCCTGACTCGGGAGCAGACGGAACGTTTGTCCCAGCAGATCGCCTCCCACGTGGTCTCCACAGCCACACAGCTACGGCATTTCTTCCTAGTAGAAGACCTGGTGGATTCTCTCAAG CTGGCTCTTCTCTTCTACATCTTGACCTTTGTGGGAGCCATCTTCAACGGCTTGACTCTTGTCATCCTAG GAGTGGTTGCTTTGTTCACTGTCCCCCTTCTGTACCGACAACATCAG GCCCAGATTGACCAGTACGTGGGGTTGGTGACCAATCAGTTGAGCCACATCAGAGCTAA GATCCGAGCTAAGATCCCGGGGACCGGAACCCTTGCCCCAACAGCATCTGTCTCCGGATCCAAAGCCAAAGCCGAATGA
- the Rtn2 gene encoding reticulon-2 isoform X2 has protein sequence MGSKVADLLYWKDTRTSGAVFTGLMASLLCLLHFSIVSVAAHLALLGLCATISLRVYRKVLQAVHRGDGTNPFQAYLDMDLTLTREQTERLSQQIASHVVSTATQLRHFFLVEDLVDSLKLALLFYILTFVGAIFNGLTLVILGVVALFTVPLLYRQHQAQIDQYVGLVTNQLSHIRAKIRAKIPGTGTLAPTASVSGSKAKAE, from the exons ATGGGGAGTAAAG TGGCAGACCTGCTGTACTGGAAGGACACCAGGACGTCGGGAGCCGTCTTCACGGGCCTCAtggcctctctcctctgcctcctgcactTTAGCATCGTGTCCGTGGCTGCGCACCTGGCCCTGTTGGGTCTCTGCGCCACCATCTCTCTCAGGGTTTACCGCAAAGTGCTGCAGGCCGTGCACCGGGGCGACGGCACCAACCCTTTCCA AGCCTACCTGGACATGGACCTGACCCTGACTCGGGAGCAGACGGAACGTTTGTCCCAGCAGATCGCCTCCCACGTGGTCTCCACAGCCACACAGCTACGGCATTTCTTCCTAGTAGAAGACCTGGTGGATTCTCTCAAG CTGGCTCTTCTCTTCTACATCTTGACCTTTGTGGGAGCCATCTTCAACGGCTTGACTCTTGTCATCCTAG GAGTGGTTGCTTTGTTCACTGTCCCCCTTCTGTACCGACAACATCAG GCCCAGATTGACCAGTACGTGGGGTTGGTGACCAATCAGTTGAGCCACATCAGAGCTAA GATCCGAGCTAAGATCCCGGGGACCGGAACCCTTGCCCCAACAGCATCTGTCTCCGGATCCAAAGCCAAAGCCGAATGA
- the Fosb gene encoding protein fosB isoform X1 yields MFQAFPGDYDSGSRCSSSPSAESQYLSSVDSFGSPPTAAASQECAGLGEMPGSFVPTVTAITTSQDLQWLVQPTLISSMAQSQGQPLATQPPAVDPYDMPGTSYSTPGLSAYSTGGASGSGGPSTSTTTSGPVSARPARARPRRAREETLTPEEEEKRRVRRERNKLAAAKCRNRRRELTDRLQAETDQLEEEKAELESEIAELQKEKERLEFVLVAHKPGCKIPYEEGPGPGPLAEVRDLPGSTSAKEDGFGWLLPPPPPPPLPFQSSRDAPPNLTASLFTHSEVQVLGDPFPVVSPSYTSSFVLTCPEVSAFAGAQRTSGNEQPSDPLNSPSLLAL; encoded by the exons ATGTTTCAAGCTTTCCCCGGAGACTACGACTCCGGCTCCCGGTGTAGCTCATCACCCTCCGCCGAGTCTCAGTACCTGTCTTCGGTGGACTCCTTCGGCAGTCCACCCACCGCCGCCGCCTCCCAG GAGTGCGCCGGTCTCGGGGAAATGCCCGGCTCCTTCGTGCCAACGGTCACCGCAATCACAACCAGCCAGGACCTTCAGTGGCTCGTGCAACCCACCCTCATCTCTTCCATGGCCCAGTCCCAGGGGCAGCCACTGGCCACCCAGCCTCCAGCTGTTGACCCTTATGACATGCCAGGAACCAGCTACTCAACCCCGGGCCTGAGTGCCTACAGCACTGGCGGGGCAAGCGGAAGTGGTGGGCCTTCGACCAGCACAACCACCAGTGGACCTGTGTCTGCCCGCCCAGCCAGAGCCAGGCCTAGAAGAGCCCGAGAAGAGACA CTTaccccagaagaagaagaaaagcgaAGGGTTCGCAGAGAACGGAACAAGCTGGCTGCAGCTAAGTGCAGGAACCGTCGGAGGGAGCTGACAGACCGACTCCAGGCG GAAACGGATCAGCttgaagaggaaaaggcagagctggagtCGGAGATCGCCGAGCTGCAAAAAGAGAAGGAACGCCTGGAGTTTGTCCTGGTGGCCCACAAACCGGGCTGCAAGATCCCCTACGAAGAGGGGCCGGGGCCAGGCCCGCTGGCCGAGGTGAGAGATTTGCCAGGGTCAACATCCGCTAAGGAAGACGGCTTCGGCTGGCTGCTGCCGCCCCCTCCACCACCGCCCCTGCCCTTCCAGAGCAGCCGAGACGCACCCCCCAACCTGACGGCTTCTCTCTTTACACACAGTGAAGTTCAAGTCCTCGGCGACCCCTTCCCTGTTGTTAGCCCTTCGTACACTTCCTCGTTTGTCCTCACCTGCCCGGAGGTCTCCGCGTTCGCCGGCGCCCAACGCACCAGCGGCAACGAGCAGCCGTCCGACCCCCTGAACTCGCCCTCCCTTCTTGCTCTGTAA
- the Fosb gene encoding protein fosB isoform X2, whose product MFQAFPGDYDSGSRCSSSPSAESQYLSSVDSFGSPPTAAASQECAGLGEMPGSFVPTVTAITTSQDLQWLVQPTLISSMAQSQGQPLATQPPAVDPYDMPGTSYSTPGLSAYSTGGASGSGGPSTSTTTSGPVSARPARARPRRAREETLTPEEEEKRRVRRERNKLAAAKCRNRRRELTDRLQAETDQLEEEKAELESEIAELQKEKERLEFVLVAHKPGCKIPYEEGPGPGPLAE is encoded by the exons ATGTTTCAAGCTTTCCCCGGAGACTACGACTCCGGCTCCCGGTGTAGCTCATCACCCTCCGCCGAGTCTCAGTACCTGTCTTCGGTGGACTCCTTCGGCAGTCCACCCACCGCCGCCGCCTCCCAG GAGTGCGCCGGTCTCGGGGAAATGCCCGGCTCCTTCGTGCCAACGGTCACCGCAATCACAACCAGCCAGGACCTTCAGTGGCTCGTGCAACCCACCCTCATCTCTTCCATGGCCCAGTCCCAGGGGCAGCCACTGGCCACCCAGCCTCCAGCTGTTGACCCTTATGACATGCCAGGAACCAGCTACTCAACCCCGGGCCTGAGTGCCTACAGCACTGGCGGGGCAAGCGGAAGTGGTGGGCCTTCGACCAGCACAACCACCAGTGGACCTGTGTCTGCCCGCCCAGCCAGAGCCAGGCCTAGAAGAGCCCGAGAAGAGACA CTTaccccagaagaagaagaaaagcgaAGGGTTCGCAGAGAACGGAACAAGCTGGCTGCAGCTAAGTGCAGGAACCGTCGGAGGGAGCTGACAGACCGACTCCAGGCG GAAACGGATCAGCttgaagaggaaaaggcagagctggagtCGGAGATCGCCGAGCTGCAAAAAGAGAAGGAACGCCTGGAGTTTGTCCTGGTGGCCCACAAACCGGGCTGCAAGATCCCCTACGAAGAGGGGCCGGGGCCAGGCCCGCTGGCCGAG TGA